The nucleotide window TCTTTTTCAGGCTTTATTCACCTTTTTAAACAACAGACCACTCAGAGAAATTATGTGTGGCAACGTTTTATCTCATGTGAGACCTCTTGATGCATTGCTgtacacaaataaatgtaatgaagaCTGGAGGAACCTACACACTCTGGGGTTAAAATAATAGGTAGTTATTGtaaaatgctgtaaaataaCTTGCcagttggttttattttgatactgcAGTGGTCTAAACtgctttaattttgtttttgaaataaagacaaaacacagaagtagatttattttttttattgcctaGTGGTTAAATGAATGTCATTACTCTTTCTCATCTTAGATCAACATGATGTTGGCTAACCTGTATAGGAAGGCTGGTCAGGAGCGTTCTGCTGTGACAAGCTACAAAGAGGTTCTGAGACAATGTCCACTCGCCCTGGATGGAATCATAGGTACACATGGTCACATGCTCACACTCGCACAGACATCTAACAAATATCATTTAACCTGCTGAGACACAcgtctgtctgttgtctttaCACATCAAATTAAATGGGTCCATCGTGCATCATACGTCTGGACTGTTTGATGAATCTGTTGATTTAAAGAGctgaaaaatctaatttaacGTTTCCCTGTTaggtcttctctctctgtcggtCAAAGGAGCTGAAGTTGCGTCCATGACTATGGATGTGATCCAGAGTATCCCCAACCTGGACTGGCTCTCTGTTTGGATTAAAGCATATGCCTTCATACATGCAGGGGACAATCAAAGAGCCATCAACACCATTTGGTGAGCAGAGTATTATTTCTCATACCAAGTGACTGAATGTGCCTATTAATGCCACAGTCTCTTTATTTGATGTATGACTCTATCTCTCCCCCATCCTGTCTCAGCTCTCTGGAGAAGAAGTCTCTCCTGCGGGACAACGTGGACCTCCTCGTGAGCCTGGCAGATGTCTACTTTAGGGCAGGGGACACCAAAAATGCCATCCTCAAATTTGAACAAGCTCAGATGCTGGACCCGTACCTCATCAAAGGTGTGCTGCAGGACGAGAGAAGATTTTATTGATTGGTTAATGGACCTAGTCTATATCACAAACTGTAGAAGTGTGTTTACATTGTtaaattcttattttatctttatgtttTGACTGACAGTCAATATTCGCACTGTGGGCTTTAGTTGCTTGCAGACAATTGGCCTGGAGTGATGCATGGAAAAATGGGACTTGTGTTGTCCAGGTAACAGATATAAACTGCTGTGTGCCCTTGCAGGAATGGATGTTTATGGCTACCTGATGGCACGTGAGGGACACCTGGAGGATGTCGAGGTGCTGGGAGGAcgattatttaatatttcagacCAGCATGCTGAGCCGTGGGTGATCTCTGGGTGAGTCTCTCATCGAACAGCTGTAATAATCAAACTCTGAtacatgaaatattattttcctAATAAATTTGTATCTTGTTTGTTCAGTTGTCACAGCTTTTACAGCAAGCGGTACTCCAGAGCCCTCTACCTGGGAGCCAAGGCCATTCAGCTGAACAGCAACAGTGTCCAGGCTCTCCTCCTGAAGGGGGCAGCACTGAGAAACATGGGCCGTGTTCAAGAAGCCATCATCCATTTTAGAGAGGCCATGCGTTTGGCACCATGCCGACTCGATTGCTATGAaggtatattttatttttattttttttacagtccaAATGTGGTGTCTGTCTTTTCAAATGTAGCACATTTCTCTGCTTGTATTGACTTAACTGTCCCATTTCAAGGCTTGATTGACTGTTACTTGGCATCCAATGGGATTCGAGAGGCGATGGGAATGGCTAATAACATCTATAAGACTCTTGGGGCCAATGCACAGACTCTGACCATCCTCGCCACAGTGTGCCTGGAAGATCCTGTGACTCAGGAGAAAGCCAAAACCCTGCTCGACAAAGCACTGGCCCAGAGGCCCGACTACACCAAGGCTGTGGTCAAAAAGGCGGAACTGCTGAGTGCGTACTAACATCAGACTGAAATCCTATCTGCCTGTtacattcattattattgttattattattattattctgttaAGACttctcttttattgtgaaggtcGGGAACAGAAATACGAAGAGGGGATCGCTCTCCTCCGGAATGCCCTGGCCAATCAGAGTGATTGTGTCCTGCACAGAATGCTGGGAGATTTTCTTTTAGCCGTCAATGATTACCAAGAAGCCATGGATCAGTACAGCATAGCACTAAGGtaattattgattgattttctattgttttactTCTAATTACCTCAAATTCTCCCTGGGAGTAAATATTGCtccaaatgtacatttttagcCACTTCATGATGGTGAAATCAAAGTACAAGATCAGGAATTTTTAAAGGACATAGTATCTAACAATACTTCATTAAAATGCCTAAAATCAATTAGACCTATGTTACATATTGTGTGTAGTTACATTATCCAAACTGTTTGCTATAATGTTCACATCcgttattcaaggtaacaggacatttaaatttggtcgccttttaatcTGGTTTAACTTCTGCGGCAAATGacaaacaatgaagaaaaaacactgctGGCCAGTcggttgttttttctttccactgtttacgattattcattgctgtttgctgtgtaATGTGAATATAACTTCAATACATCACCTACGCATCAGGTAGAATTTCATTAGCAATGGTAGTGAagacaactcccatgatgctGTTTCACGACATTATCAACCaaggtcttttttttattgttctgaTTGAGAGACCCCCAGCCGTGGAagttacatattttacattttgtctgtttttatctttttcttcctAAGCCTGGATCCCAATGACCAGAAATCTTTAGAAGGCATGCagaagatggagaaggaggagagtcCAACTGACGCCACGGTGGAGCTGGACGGTGACGACATGGAGGGCAGTGGAGAGGACGGAGACCTGGAGGGCAGTGACAGTGAAGCAGCCCAGTGGGCTGATCAGGAACAGTGGTTTGGAATGCAGTGACCTCGGGCCACTGAGGCATGCTGGGTCAGTACCACCTTCTAACACGCTGCAGCCTGTGGAGAGCCCTCAGCCATCAGGGGCGTCAAACAGAACGGGGGGGGGTCGTACTGCTCTGCACACCTCACATGACCACAGAGGGATTAACACCAAGTTACTGATGTTGCCAACTTTAGAGACGATGCAACTTTGACTCATGTCCATGTTTGCAGTACAGCTACAGGAAGCACTTAAGTGCTTCTTATGGAAATGTACCTTAGTGCAGAACTCCAGCCATTTTTGAAcctgatgttgtttttccaccttAACGACAGTTTTACTAGTGGAGTTGATCGAGGCTTGTTTCAGGACAGTCCTACAGCACCAGCAGACACAGGGTATATCCACACTACTgccttttcatttgaaaatgcattacCTCTGCTAGAGATACACCTGGTGTTAACACTACTTTAGAGCTGTTAAATTGGATTTGGAAACGTtgcagtgtagaacacaacatggatcaTCAgttacaagtgttgctgaccctgttgtctctgttgtgcagttaaattcagcattttacaatgatgcaactgtttacatgtgtaggagacgagCTGATATTCCAGCAATCTGCAAATAACAACCACATGCTTCCTGTGTACACTGGCACGCACAAGCCCAGTGTACACATGTTATAAGCATTTTCAGGCTTGTTGGCATGGACAGGGTTAAAAACTGGTATGGAGCCAAACGCTTGTGTTGACagtcgttttagtttgaaaatacGGTTTTCTAACAAAAACATAGTAGTGATGTAGTCTCAGCATAGAACAATATGTGTCACTTAAAAACTGATACTCTTCttcaacttgtttttgtttcatctttgCTGCCTGGAAACAGTATCACTGTTCCAGGTAATGTAACTAAAGTATCagtggtaaaaataaaaaaaaacctgctttgGGTTCTTTTGAGCCTGGGATCTGCAGAGGATTCTGGGAAATGACCAACCCTGAAGCAGTTGTTAGAATCTAGTGGTGTGATTAGGGCAAAAATGGCTGGAGTTATTCATAATGTTTAACAGGAGGAACTGTTGCaagattttttaatttgtgtgtttcttgagCCTGACACTGACCTGTGCCACATATCAATATCACAGTAAAGGCTGTGAGTGTCGGTACTTTGTCAACGTCAAACACGTGTGTGATAAAGTGACAATGTACCATTCTCCTGCTGCCCTTTATAAATCGCATCATttttattctgtcacatttaAGGTTGTGTCATGTAATgtctgtactttgtgttttttgtctgccTTTCTGTATCAAAATAACTCAATGATTGACTCATTCTTACGTTGCAAAGTGTAACTCAACCATTTCAATTGAATGTTTATAgtattttgtacatatttttaaaatgtataataaaattATTGAACTCACTTGACAAACGCGTCACATCAGACTTAATACTGTTTAAATGACACCAGGAGAAAAAAGCTCATAATGTCaatgacagttttatttacCTGAAACCAAAGTTCATGTGATACATTGTACAATCATCTCTGAAAATACAGTACAGCAGTTTGGCATGAAACGCCATCGAGGGACTGCCTGCCGTTCTCATAGTAAAACATCTGCACCGCTGCACGTCTGCCTTCAGATAtggcaaaaaaattaaataaaatctgcCCCGAACATGTTGCACATCTCAGTGcaaagccaaaaaaaaaaaagtctgtttggtttttgaaTGTCCCATAAAAGTATTTCCTTAGGAAAGATGAACTGTGTTTTTGAGcttatttaacatttgtactATCTGACGAATGTCTATTCTATTTACCAATACTATACATTGTCTAATATTACACAAGTCTGGTAAAACAGATGGCTGATCAAGCAGACATGCACCATGGAATCATGTACAAGTTACTGCACACAGTACTAAGATCTTAGTCTAAAAAGATGGCATGAGCACTGTATCGTAGTCTAAGGCTCTTCATGCACGAGGATGGAAGGACTCATGAGGTGGGATTGGCTAGTTTTCATCAGACATTAATTTATGGCCTCTCTATAAAAGGATGTATGAACTTTAATGAGCCCCTGTCTTCATATGACGTCACTGACATGCAGCTCTTGTAAGATGTGCGGcccaaaacacacatgcacaacacaaaacacaaccaagGTTCCTGGAAGTAATTTGGAGTGGAGGTGGGCTTACTTGGCCTTTGCtgcaaagaaggaaaaaaaacaaacgagAATCAAATCAATGGACTCAGGAATCACAGGCCACAGGCAAAACAACAGGGcagaaaatcatttaaattcaacactAATTTTCTTTAACAGACCAATAAAGGCCATGCAGGAGATTAGGACCTAAATGAAAGATAAAACCATGTCCTGTCATGGTGTGGGGGCACTTTAATGTCATTCACTGTCAGTTGCCAAAACATGCAGCCAGTCTACAATCAAAAGTAACCACTGCACCAGTTTAAAATGCTCGGCTCACGTTGCTGGCACTTTGTGACACTGAAGGCATTTCAACACAAACCTCTCGTCCGTACCATTTACGCTACATCTTTAAAAAGCATGAGACGTCGCTGCTGTCGTTCTAACACAAGCAGCGACTGACTGCAAAGTTGTGACTACGTATAAGACGAGAACAGTAGTGGTTGGCATGCAGGTCAAGGTGTACTCACTCTGCAGGTTAACAGGTGGAAGGCGTTGGaagaaacaaatgttaaaataaaactcaaaacacTCACAGGCCTGGTTACACTGGAGCAGACATGCAGAGAGGCTGGGACCAGGCTTTAAGTAAACGAGTGTGACGGTATGGAGCATTTTACAGCAAGAACAAAATTCTATACAGAGATTCTACTTTGTGTGCTATGTACACATATACAGACTCTTCCAATGATGGAGGATTTCAGCCTTTCAGAGGTCTCGGTGTCCGTGTTGTGCTCAGCTGATACAACTGACAGCTTCTTGGTGCCATCTTTACATATtcaggtacagtatgtgcacaTTTTACAGACGTTATAAACTGtaattaagatttaaaaaaatgaagacaatctcaaatttaaattaaaagagaaaatcaagacaaatgtgttttcttcaagTAAACAAATTTAACAACAGgctgtttatataaaaaaaagaaaatgctctGAATCACACAGGTAACATGTTCATCTGCTCTTCCCTCCaataacagagaaaagaaaaatatattcgACATTAAAAACGCATGTCAGTAGCTTTCTCTACTGCAAAACTATTTGGTGCTTACCTCAACACGACAAAAGGTATAATGTGTAAGTGGTTGTTAAGACTGATGGGTAGTAATGGTTCTATTAACAGCATCGAGGTAGCTGTGCTCTGCCtaatgcagaaaataataacCGAACAAGATGCACGGAGCTCAAAACTGACGAGAGAAATTTGTGCTAGggcaaatacatatatatatatatatatatatatatatcgatatgTATACATAATCAAGTCTTGGCCCCAGTACAGCTCAATCATCTTCACACCCAGCAGTCCTGTCCCTGCAGCCCCTCCcccaaaattaaaaaatattaatcatTATAAAATAGTGTAAATTCTCTGTACAGCTCAACACACAGCTCCGAAACGATGGGCTCCTACACTGTTCAAAACAGGAGATCATAAGAGAGGAAACGCATGATGgtaaaccaaaaataaaaacatggatatGATGTCAGTCAGAGTCAAAGTAGGACCTAAACCCCCCAGTCTGCATCTCTCCCTATGTAAAAATATgtaacagtgaaaatgtcctaAATACAAAAGATCTCACAGCACACAGGCCATCAGAGCAGGTGCACGGGTCGACTGCGAGTTGTTCCGAATGAATGTGAGGGTGTTAGATGTGTGCGTTAATTCCCACTTCACACTGGTGcatgggaggaggggggaggagggggggtgtgcACAGGAGTCAGTCAGGGCCACAACATGGCGGACACGTTAGTGTCGGTGCTGTAGATCCACAGCAACAGAGGCAGGGAGATGGCCACGAAGGGCCAGGAGATGCCCTCGGTACATGCAGACAGAGAGCAGCCTCTGGCGGCCGGCTTCTCCAGCTGTTTACCAAAGTCCAAGTAGTTCCTGGCCAAAAACTTAAGCAGCTCGTCCAGCAGGATGACCGGCAGAGAGATCTTCAGCACCATCATCCACTGGGTCACGTCCAGAGGAGTAATCTGGAAGATGACCTGAGAGAGAGATATCATTGAATGTTACAGCTACTTCTTAATATTTACAGGATAATTAGTGTGTATGCAGACTGTGTAAGGAGATGAACCTCTACTTCTccacatgtcacagtcacagtccAGCCAGTAACAAAATCCACCTGCCAGCACGTCTGAAGCTCTGACTTCGACAGAGCCGAGCTAGCTGTCGCCCCGATTTCTCGTCTCTTGTTAAACTAACGAGCTGCTAACTGTAACTTCATATTTACTGATAGTTTTTCCAGGACGACAACAATAACTCAACCTAatctgaaaaatataaaaaaatataaaaaacagaaaaactgtatCTACACAGTTGCAGGATATTtaaaaatagagaaagaaaagagcttCTCGATTAACTACAGAGGATATTGTGAAAAATGTGGTcttaaaacaatatattgttCATTTTGATAAGCGATAGTGGGTTGTCATTTGATTTTCAGGGCACTGTCACACATGGGAAGCGATATGGTGGGGTcgccacaggaagtgaatgttttattcactcCCACGCTAAGGTTCACCACTGCTACATTCGAGCATGTGTGGCCGTGCCCTAACCCACTAAACCCAATATGACGAGGTTTGGTTTTGACCTCGCGGAGAGAGGTGGAACATCCGCCATCTTTACAGATCCCATGTGAAGTAGAAGAAACAGCAATACACAGGTGcaaatgttgaatttaaaataagCTCCATTCCTACCATGTTCTCAGGTAGAGGATTATCAGCAAATGACCTACCTCGATTTAAAGTATTCTCATCTAACTATTAGCAAGAAGCAAATATATTTCCCAAACTGTTGAACTAGTCCTTTAAGATGCATCTCCTACATCCTGATGAGAACTGGACAGTTGTTGCAGGTCatacccctccctccctctatcaTGATTTCTTGTGTGCCTAGTATGAACCATCTAATGAAGGTAAAATGCTTTACAATATCTTTAAGTGAGTTATGAAACAAAAAGAATTAAGATGAAGAGATGACGATTCAGTCTGCAAAATGAAGACCTCGAGACACAGCCATATGTGTTGGTAGTGAAACCTTTCAATCACAAGGGGGCAGAAAAACCACACGAGTCCCAAGCTAAGAACAGGGCTGCAGGTTGCATTTGAAGGACCAGAGTCTCAAAATGATTTACACCAGGTTATCTAACAAGCTACAGATAGTAGGTGTCCATGGTCTGTCCCACAACCAGTGTACGGTACtactctgtttgtttgtagttttattacaacaAGTTAATGAAAGATTTTTAACGTAGAGAAAGAATTGCAACACATGAAGACATTACAAACTACGCATtccacaaaacatttctctttctctgttccATCAGTGTGATGGAAGAAGCGTTAAATGAATGTTAACAGGATTAAGACCTATATAAACGTATTTTAGACCTAGTACTCCATATTTTTTTAAgaatttcagactttttaagGCCTCAAATTCCAATAATTgaatttttgactttttaagacccCACAGAAACCCTGTAAGAAGATGGCAGCTGCAACAACAAGCAGCCAGATCCTGTCTGAgttatcttttttaaattatatcaGTCATAACTGAATAAACTGTTCTTGTATAACTCACAGGCAGAGGCTCCACATAGAGGATGAGGAAGTGGAGGGACATGGAGAGGCAGATGGCCCCCAGCAGCCAAACGTTCTCCCAGGGTGGCATCCGCAGCAGGGACTGGTTCTCTGACAGACTTTacagaggagagaacagagagtgGTGACTCAGTTATTTAGTTTGTCCTCCATCTTCTGAGACCAGACGATTTTATGAGCTGCAGCTACCTGTTTAGAGCATTGCACATCTCAATGGTGACGAGCACAGACAAGGCCATGGTCATGGGGTAGGGCGACTCGAACACGTGACAGTCCAGTCCCTCGAACTCTGGGTTGTCCGGGCTGCACTGGAGGAAGTGGCTCTGTGTGGGGGGGACAGCAGGGCAgtgagggggaggcagagagcTGAGGGGGCACTGTAGGAAAGGTTTTCATAGAGACACACTCACCAGCTGGTACAGAGTGATCTGAGGTCCATCGTCAGAGAGTATAAACCACCAGGCAGCAGCTCCCACTGTGGCTGCACCCACATAGCCTGGGAGCAAAGATACCAGAATAACACCATCATCAAACACAGATTGTCTCAGAGAacaaatttatttataaaacaacaTGACAGCAGATTAAAGAATATTTGATGTTAACACAACTCACATCCAATGGCCAAGTATCTGAAGAAGAGCCAGCCAGAGATGAGGGGCTCCTTTGCGTTGCGGGGCGGCTTGTCCATGATGTCCAGATCTGGGGGGTTGAAGCCGAGGGCAGTGGCGGGGAGGCCGTCCGTCACCAGGTTGACCCAGAGCAGCTGAACTGGGATCAGAGCCTCAGGGAAACCCAGTGCAGCCGTCAGAAAGATGCTTTAAGCAGAAGTGACTCAATAAGAAGATGCACTGACAAGCTGCAACGAGTCATACATTCAATCTACTGCAATGCTATGGACTCAATCTATTGTAAAATCATCTGCTCCTGAGGAGACTCACCAAACGACTTCTCCCACATTGGAGGAGATAAGGTATCTGATGAACTGCTTCATGTTATTGTAAATAGCTCGGCCTTCTTCAACGGCGGCCACAATAGAAGAGAAGTTGTCATCGGCGAGGACCATCTCAGAGGCTGACTTGGCCACGGCAGTGCCAGAGCCCATGGCGATGCCGATCTCTGCCTTCTTCAGAGCAGGGGCATCGTTCACTCCATCACCtgtctgtaaacaaacactttatTATCGACAGTACAATCCTCTACATCAGCACCATGAACATGTCGCTTACAAGTCCAGCAAAGACAGCGTATCAACAGATTTCAGACCATGTCAACCAATAATGGATTTATGACCAACTTTACTACCAAAATGCAGTTAAAAGGtgcctgtaaacacacactaatAGAAATCATATGTATTTCAAATAGCATGTTAAGGATAGGTTTGAGAACCCCTGCAGAATCAGCTTCTAGAATTTATACCATAGCCGTGATCTCGTCAAATCCTTGCAGGAACTCAATGATCTTGGACTTGTGGGAAGGCTCAACTCGAGCAAAGCAGCGAGCATTAGTCACAGCCTCTAGCTGGCTGGCTGGCGACAGGTCGTCGAACTCCCGTCCGGTGAAGGCCATGCGCTCAATGTCATCCTCCTCGCTCAGGATGCCGATGCGGCGGCAGATAGCCACGGCCGTGCCCTTGTTGTCCCCGGTGATCATGATGACGCGGATGCCAGCCTTGCGGCACAGCTTGATGGCGGCGGCCACCTCCTGTCTGGGAGGGTCAAGCATGCCGACACAGCCGACGAAGGTCAGG belongs to Hippoglossus stenolepis isolate QCI-W04-F060 chromosome 9, HSTE1.2, whole genome shotgun sequence and includes:
- the anapc7 gene encoding anaphase-promoting complex subunit 7; protein product: MNVIDHVRDMAAAGLHSNVRILSSLLLTMSNNNPELFSPAQKYQLLVYHADAIFHDKEYRNAACKYSMALQQKKVLSKTSKVRTSTGGAAANLQAQSLPSEIEVKYKIAECYTILKLDKDAIAVLDGIPSRQRTPKINMMLANLYRKAGQERSAVTSYKEVLRQCPLALDGIIGLLSLSVKGAEVASMTMDVIQSIPNLDWLSVWIKAYAFIHAGDNQRAINTICSLEKKSLLRDNVDLLVSLADVYFRAGDTKNAILKFEQAQMLDPYLIKGMDVYGYLMAREGHLEDVEVLGGRLFNISDQHAEPWVISGCHSFYSKRYSRALYLGAKAIQLNSNSVQALLLKGAALRNMGRVQEAIIHFREAMRLAPCRLDCYEGLIDCYLASNGIREAMGMANNIYKTLGANAQTLTILATVCLEDPVTQEKAKTLLDKALAQRPDYTKAVVKKAELLSREQKYEEGIALLRNALANQSDCVLHRMLGDFLLAVNDYQEAMDQYSIALSLDPNDQKSLEGMQKMEKEESPTDATVELDGDDMEGSGEDGDLEGSDSEAAQWADQEQWFGMQ